The genomic region TCATTGACATTAATTAGTATGGTTAATAAATGGGCAAAtcttcccttttctttatacAATACAATGTTCATTATCTTCACAAGCTTTATGATCCTTACATAATTAGTAAGCAAATATAAACACATCACCATTAATAAGTAAGACCATGTACCAATTGAGTGCATAAATAGGAGAATTTCATGGTAATTTTGCTTTTacaaagtaaaatttattttattaataataacacaAATGTATGTCTTGTGTATTAATGCATTTTCAGGTAATGAACTACtcaattgaatattttattaccaTAAAAGTAATTGTACCATTAACCGGAcggaaaaaatatattaatctaatGAATGGTGCATGACACAAGTATGATATATAAAGGACAAAGGATCAAATATCCCTTCAGCTTATACTTAGGAGCTAAAAtgagttaaattttaattattttaataaatagaccCGTAATTTCTATTAAAAGGTCAAATAGatctaataaaattgatagtaaAAATGTTGATATGGTTTAGAAAAGTTGATAATGATAGtgaaatagagaaaacaataataaaaaaaaaattagtttttaatattaaaaattaatatttgttcagattttattttatttaattaatttaaatattgataaataaatttataattttttaaaaatataaatctatttgtcctttaaataaaaattgtgaatctatttattaaaatagttaaaattaaatttatttaatccgagctataaatttataaaaatatacgaCCGTTTATCCGCGATAGAAATGAAAGTAAAAGTgcattaaatttgtaatttgaacACGGCAAAAGTGCAGTACATGAGTTTCAACTTTTGCTTGTGTAAATATTCATGATATTTTGCCAATTTTGCATAGTGGGTTGACAATGTGCAAATTCCAATCTTTGAAATGCATATGATacgaaaaaaaagaatcaaacaGTTGACAAATCAATAGTAAACCAAGCAAGGAGCAGAAAAAGGTCTCACTTTGGCTGACCCAATCAAACGGTTCAGATATAACACAGATCCTGACCTCCAATAATGTGAGTGTACTTATCACCCACCCAATCATTCCTTCATTATCATTAtcagcaataataaaataataagatttttcCATTTGCGAGCCAAAAAGACCCTATTCAATGGcgccatttttcttttggcaCAAGgccaaataaaagaaagaaagaaatggctGCAAAAAAATGGCGcctttttgttaattttttcagCTTTCTCTTTGTAGTGGGTTTTGGCGGGTGTTCTTGTTGTGTGTTGGTATTGTGTCTGTTGGAGGGTCAAAAAGGCTGTCATAACGAGGGTCATTTTCGTCATTTTAGCAATGTCCAGAAGTGCTAGGGTTTCGAGTCTCATTTATAAAGCGTTTTATCAGATCTGCTGGCGTTGTGTGCGTGTGTTGTGTGGTGCGTATGCGATTGTGTCTGTGTCGGTTTCAATTCTTCAATTTTCGCATCTCTCCCTCCCCTCTCTTTGCACACTCACACCCACACACTCTCTCTTTCACATGTCGGTTTCTCTTTTAGGTCATTACCAATACCTGATTACGTGCTTATTCTTGATCCTTTGATCATTTCCGTATACCAAAAAGCCTTCCTTCTATTTTGCCCTGATCCCTTCTCTTAGATCCCTTTCTGTCACTTGTTCAGTCATTAGTGCTTCTTAGTTGCATACTCACTCGAGGCCTATCAACTTCAGTCCAATCACCGATTTTGTTTCTCAATACCCATTTCACCTTACCACCTTTTCTCATCTGGGTTCGCTTTAGATCTCACATACAGCTCATAAAAATGTTGGATCCAAGTGAAAAAGTAAGCCAAGCTCTTACCCGGGTTTTGATTCTTGATCTtgtttaaaatcttttaactaatcggtctgtattttttatttttcttttgcagataTTGGAGTTTGAGGATATGAGTAGCAAATCAGCAGAAGGagaaaatcaacaaaagaaaagttgTGCTGATTGTGGTACTACTAAGACACCGCTTTGGAGGGGTGGCCCAGCTGGCCCTAAGGTAAATAAAATCAACTGATTATTCGCAGATCAGCGTTTAATTAGCCCGTTCTGTTTGAAGATTTGAGCTGATTTTGGTTTTGGCTGTTTGATTTGCAGTCACTGTGTAACGCTTGTGGTATTAGGagcaggaaaaagaaaagagacagTCTGGGTCTGAATAGAGCATCATCAAATCCTGacaagaaatcaagaaaaCACAGTTCAAGCAATGGAAGCAGCAACAATCATAATAGCAATAACAGTAATAGGTTAGGAGATGGGTTAAAGCAAAGACTGTTGGCTTTGGGTAGAGAAGTATTGATGCAGAGATCGAGTGTGGAGAAACAGAGAAGAAAGTTaggagaagaagaacaagCTGCTGTGCTATTAATGGCTTTATCTTATGGCTCTGTTTATGCTtaggaaaataattttaggagagagaagagaatttgtttttgtattagCTAGCTGACCCAAAATTAAGTTAAGTTGTATGTTGTGATTTTTGGTTCttgattagttaattttttttaggtgTTTATTTTCTTGGGCTAACTGTATTTGGGGAGTTTGGAAGAAATGCAAGGAGTTGATAATTGTCAATTCTATTTTTCCTAACACATTAACTCAATTCAATGTGTGTTTGGATCATTCATTCCTTTTGATATCCATTTTTTACCAATTTTGCGTTTCTATTTGGGTGGCAAACAACTGCAACACGGCTGGCTCTATTTGATTGaagaaataacaaaatcaattattaatttgaatttgagaactcCCAGTCGCAGGTTTTAGAATAAATTCAGCAGTACAATTGAGCTCTTCCAAATAGGCGGTATAATTTAACTTTCACATGGGTATTTTAAGCCAAGTGGTATTTCATTTTTGTCTTGACTGGTTTTAACTTTTTGGGTCACATCAATGTTggtactaaaagaaaaatattctgAAGCGGGAAATGTGAAAATTTTCTGTGTTTCCCGGCGAAATGAAAAGCAAATTCAAAGGATGCATAGTACGGTTTGTTGACTAAGAAAACCTTCAAATTATTTTCTGAGGAGCCAAACAGACCGAGTGTAACGAACTTTTGTAGGTTTCAAAGTTTCCCTTTTCTTGCATTTTGTTTTGAGAATGTTTTTTCTCCTTCTAAATTGGCTTTTCTGTTATTCCACGTGGAGAACTACTCgtttatgattaattaataatttctaaaattgacttgCCGATATGcaatgaaattataattttaatggtttttctaatatcaaatattaattattttcttttgtcccTATGAAAATTTCCAAACATAGAGTAAAGGTTTGATGTGATGAAAAAGGGTTCCCCCTCCTTCCTTCCTTTCTAAACTCACTTCTGCCTTTCTGTGAGTggctaaatttattatttattagtacTATCAAACTAAGATTTGGCTATCATCTTCAagtgtaattttaaaaataaatattttttcattgaATAATCAATCACAATAATTGATTTTGAATCATTGgtcaaaaaattatattcaatttGAAGGTGAGAAAATGTTAATCCATTCTAACACATAATGTGTCAATACCTTGATATTGGAATTCGAATTTCCACCGTTGACATCCCATGCTCTCGTGAAatttaaagagagaaaaatgaaCAGTTAAAAACTGACACTCTTGCCTTTGAATCGCAGCTCCTCTGCTGAAAGGCCGAGCCTGTTCTGTTAGGTACCTCAATAGCCAAGCCTAAGGGTCTGGTCAGCCCATTTCCTTCCATAGTATGATCAGCTTTCCTCCATCAGTGGGCCCATAACCCTGGGCTTAATCGGTGAACAAGGAGACTCGCATTATATGGTGACTTTATAACCCAAAGGTTTGGGCTATGCAAACATTTAAGTCAGAGCaccctttcttttcctttttatttttatttttatttttaatgaagcCAATTCGTATactttttgagtttttatgATTTGGAATAGTGTATACCATGACAAATTGAATTAGTATTTGATTTGCTACAAATTTTTATTGCATTTATGATACTATCACCTAAacaaattatactaataaaacaaaagaaactaaaGGGCAGTTGAGGAAAACatgaaaaattacaaaagaaagatGCATTTTAGGTCCACAGAGCAGCCATAGCCATAAGAATTTATGAACCCGCTGCTTCATCAACAACCCAAGCAGTCAGAAATTTACAGCCCTCACAATTAAATTGGTTTTAGCAGTTGCTAATCTATCTACTGCACATCAAAGTGACACTCATCACAATTGTCAAACTCAACAAGATCTAACATTACCATTAACTTGGATTGGTGGCACCATCAGCAATAACCAAATTTAGGGCATAGTATCCATTTTCAACTGGTTTATTTGCAAATTTTAAGCCATTCGCATTACAGTAAACACAATTGTTGAATTGTGAACTGGCCCcgttttaaatttcaattagtGATGATAGTACTAATAGAGCCATAAAACAGCTTGTGTGTCTACTCATTGATGAGTATTCATAGCTCATAGGATGCCTTTGACCCCACCACCCATCACTCCATACGTGCCTTCCAGCTAAATGTTTCTGTGTTTTGTCTCCTTCGTAAAATTGGAAAACAAATCGACTCCTCACTCCTCTCATCGTCCCCATATCCAATCTCCATCCACACATTGATCCTTCCCTTTTCTTTACCCTTCTACCCATCGATAAAATGCGCCCGCCACTATTGCTCGCTTATTGTTGGACAATCAATACATTGATCGAGCAGAAGATCCGGAGAACTAAACTTAAGAACTAGTGACGGTCGAATCCGTAAATATCagttaaaatatatcattaccGATTCAACTATTTAGATAGATCGAATTGGTGGTCTAATTGATTTcatgaaaattaattacattttatcATTATAGTGTAAAATAGTCAATTTAATAgattcttaaaaagaaaatgtaagataagacaaataactaaaatagaaCATACCTAACAAACTATCATTCCAGTGGGGAGTTGGTGGTCTAATAGATCCTTTACCCTTCTACCATTCCAGTGGGGAGTTGAAAAGATCCAGCGAAAGCAGCTAGTGAAAAGAGAGCCCATTGCTTATGATGATGAGGTTGGCACATTGCCCacagtttaaatatttatgggtttgtgGCGGTCAACGATTCATGGAAAGTGAAATTAGTTACAACTCAGTAACACTGAAGAATTGAGAAATGCTGACCCTGTGTCAGAACAGATCATGTTAACGGGCAGCCAAGCCAACGGAGCTGATCCTATGGAATCATC from Ricinus communis isolate WT05 ecotype wild-type chromosome 9, ASM1957865v1, whole genome shotgun sequence harbors:
- the LOC8275594 gene encoding GATA transcription factor 15 — protein: MLDPSEKILEFEDMSSKSAEGENQQKKSCADCGTTKTPLWRGGPAGPKSLCNACGIRSRKKKRDSLGLNRASSNPDKKSRKHSSSNGSSNNHNSNNSNRLGDGLKQRLLALGREVLMQRSSVEKQRRKLGEEEQAAVLLMALSYGSVYA